TGCTTGGAAGTTTGTTGTCTTAAATCCAGTGCAACATCCTCTCTTTTGCATTATGTATCCTTTGCACTATTCACACAGTGTAATGGGCCACGTTCTAGCTGCAAATGCTCAGCAGAATACTTCCTTGGTATAGGCGAACTCTGCTGGGTACTGTTGCACCAGGTCCAGGTCTGCATTATTTCCATCCGCAAAGGGGGCATgtcaggggagagagaaaaggagcaTAGGGTCTATTAAGGATTGCACATCAGTCATGTCAGTTTGATCTTTGTCCAGAAGTAGCTGTTAGTACTACTGGGGCCAGAGCTCATCCTCCGAATCAGGAAGCTGCAGTCAGGTCCATATCACCCTACCACACTCATCTCCAGTACTGAGAGCGGCTCCGGTGTAGGGGGAAGCTGGCATAATGACAGCTCAATTTGTAAGAATTACAGTAACCTTAAGGGTGGAGCAATAAACTATAGGGAGAGACAGCATTAAAGGGGGAGTCATGAGTGTGCCGAACGGGATAAATAAAACCAGGCTGAGCTGCtgcttttgttagtttttaaataaagataaaGGAACTTTACTGGCAGATTGTggctggggaaggagaaagaatcCCTTTCAATGCTATTATTTGTGTTATTATCTGCATGTAGAGAACCTGTGTAAGGCAATGGGAGTTGCAAGCTCTCAGTCAGTTCCTTGCAGGGGGTAATTAGCTTCTCATGCAATGGAGTCTTTAATTACCATATACTGTCACCATGCAAATTTATTCATTTAGCTTTTGGTTCTATATGAGTGCTACACAAAAGGGTGTCCGCACATCTATAACAAGAAATAGACATAGTAAAATAGACTTTATTGCTAGCAATGCATATTTCAGTCTAAAAGGGTATTTAAATATTGTCTATATAAGAAACAAAGATTTCCCCCCTACTTTTTACTCCTATTCACTATACAAATAATCAAATGGAAAAATTCACTCTTTTGCCGATTCCAAATGTAAAATGTGTAGTTGACTCTAGCCTAATGAGAGTTATGGATTGTTACAGTGAAAATATTAGCAAATTCTTCTAGGGCTGAAACCAAATGAGTTCAACAAAAGCATTTCTGAGGTGTTTGTGCTAGGAAGAAATGGAAGTCTGAATGGTGTACAATCTTTTCCACAGTGAGTATAAGATCGTTTCCAAAATGGAAGCGTTAGCCACTGTATTTCTGCACACAGCAAGCCACTGGGCAAAAAATGCCAATGGTCTTTCTAGTGGACAACATTCACTAGAACACACAGTTTAAGGGTCTGCTCTTGATGGACTTCAGCTTTCTCAACTCCCATTACTACTGCTGGGAATTGCAGGTGCTAAAAGGCGTGCTGCAAATATTCCATATCTTGCAATATCAACCCATATTATAAGGACTAATTTGTTGGTGTTTTTTTGTTAATATCACTCCTTGAATCCAAATTTAAATATGTCTACATAGTTGACACTCTGTTGGTTACGTTTAAAACCTTGAAAGTAATATGAAAGTATAAACTGACCCTAAATGACTCACAAGCTTTAAAAATTTTTAACTTTGGATAAATGTAGTCCTAGTGTACTGTAACAACAGCAAGAGATTTATTGAAGAGATGAATTTGGCCAGTTTTGTCCAATAAATAGGGTTTGAGTGTGGATAGGAATAATtacctttgttttttttttaaacagatgacAAAGAGAATAAATTGGATTCAATCATTGACTGGCCAGAGGTGTTCAAACAACATGCTTATACTGTTCCCAAGACTAATCCTTTCTGGAATGAACTGTCAGCGTCCAACCCTTTTTTATCCGATGTAGCTCAGTTAAATAACAGTGACAAGAACAATAAAAACATTTCTGTCTCAAAAGAAGACCCCTATTTGTTCTCCAGAGATTCAAGTAACAGGGATTCTTTTGCTTCATCGGGTGATGAGCTAGATATTCATCATCTTCTGAGGAATGTTGCAGCAGGGAAATCGGGGAGATCTAAGAGTGCCTCTGAACTTCTGGATATTGTAGATGACAAAAGCTTTGATCCTGACAACACAGCATCCTCTGGCCAGATTTTAGATGCAGACATGGAATGGCTTCAAAATGACCGTGAAGCCTACAAGATGGCATGGTTGAGTCATCGACAGCTGGCCCGATCTTGTCTAGATTTGGATGCGATGAGTCATAGTCCAGGATGGGCACAAACACAACCTACAGACACTCATGTAATCTTCAAGGTGAATCATAAAGGGGGTTCAGTGCAGCTACCTGATTCAGATATCACAATTCACATCCCTGAGGGTCATGTATCACCTGGGGAATTCCAGGAGGTTGGTTTAAGAGCTATTCTGAATCCCCCAAAATCACTTAATCATGATCTTTCAAGCACTGTGAGCCCATTAATAGAACTTACATTAAGTAACCTAAACACAATGGAAGCCATTTTACTAGAGATGAAAATTGCAGCTGAAGTGAAAAAGGATCCTTTCAGTCAAGTTATGACGGAAATTGTGTGCTTTTATAGTCTCAACAAAGAAGGTCCTTTTGAAAAGCTGCACAACTACTACATTTTCACAGATACGTTACAGGTGAAGTTGACAGATCTAAGTCATGTGATGTATTCAGTCATTGCAGTACAAACGAACCCAATTCAGTCTCTGGCTACAACTGTTTGGGAATACATCCACAGAACCCTGTCTATTGGAATTTATGGGCCCAAACATATTCATCCTTCTTTCACTGCAGTTCTTACAGCCTTTGGTCATAACTACATTCCAGAAAAACTCACAATTTGTGACATTCAAAAGGGTGGAAAGAACATGCCTCCAGTTGTGTTTAAGCTGTGGGGAAAGCATACATTTGTACTTGATAAGCTACAAGATCTAAAGGTTTCTTTGATATCCTGTGATCCCGATTTTGAAGTGAAGTTGGAAGATCAAAACAAAGAAATTAAAGAAGGGCAGTTGAAAGCAGGTGAAGTTGTCCAACAGCAGTTTTCATTTTCTGTACTGGGAACTGGGGAAATGCATTTGTTCACCTTCCTAGTTCAGATTAAAGTCCCAAATAATAACCTTGTAACCCAGTTCCATATTACAACTCCTGATCCAGCTCCAAAGTTAACTGGGATGACTGGTAAGCCAACCCGCTTACAGAAACGCAAAGAGATCAAATCAGCTCCTTTTCTTTTGACACCATCAGTTATATACCCCAAGTTTCTAGATAAGACTTTAAATATTACCAACTATGGAGTGGCCTTGAAAACTGTCTTACGCCAGAATAAGATAGACTATTTACTAGAGTATTTTAAAGGGGATACAATAGCATTGCTCGGTGAAGACAAAGTGAAGGCCATTGGACAAACTAAAGTTAAAGAATGGTATGTCGGAGTTCTTCGAAGAAAGATTGGTCTTGTGCACTGTAAAAAtgtaaaagtgattttaaaagAACAAGCTATGGATATCAATGATAGCCTGCTGCCTACCAGGAATCTTCTAGAACAAATTGCACTGCCTTTTAAGAAACTGACATATATCTATTCCTTAGTCCTATCTACGGTATCAGAGAGTGTTTACAACTGGAAAGCTTTGGCTAATGTGCTAGGATATTCACATATGTCATTGAATGATTTCAGTGAGGTACCAGCAGATAAAGAATCAGAAAGAGTCGCATACGTGGTGAAGAAATTGAAGGAAGATTGCCATGCTAACAGACCCAAAAGGCAGTTTCTTTATGAACTCATTGTTGTGAGTACTGTTCAAGTGGATTCATCTGTTTTGTATGGATAGTAAATGAGTATTGTTTATGAGTAATGATTTTCAGTAATGAAATATGATATTACCTTGGTACTGTATTGTGACTCTTTGCAAATATGACTACAATAATTGAAAATTGTAAGCACACGTTTAAAAAGTTTGAGTTATAAAACCTATAGTCCTCATACAATCTACATCTGAAAATGTGCATATATACA
The DNA window shown above is from Pelodiscus sinensis isolate JC-2024 chromosome 2, ASM4963464v1, whole genome shotgun sequence and carries:
- the MACC1 gene encoding metastasis-associated in colon cancer protein 1, with the protein product MSTSRTTSSHTREIARSRSEGTVIDVDDRKPSTSCELPDDKENKLDSIIDWPEVFKQHAYTVPKTNPFWNELSASNPFLSDVAQLNNSDKNNKNISVSKEDPYLFSRDSSNRDSFASSGDELDIHHLLRNVAAGKSGRSKSASELLDIVDDKSFDPDNTASSGQILDADMEWLQNDREAYKMAWLSHRQLARSCLDLDAMSHSPGWAQTQPTDTHVIFKVNHKGGSVQLPDSDITIHIPEGHVSPGEFQEVGLRAILNPPKSLNHDLSSTVSPLIELTLSNLNTMEAILLEMKIAAEVKKDPFSQVMTEIVCFYSLNKEGPFEKLHNYYIFTDTLQVKLTDLSHVMYSVIAVQTNPIQSLATTVWEYIHRTLSIGIYGPKHIHPSFTAVLTAFGHNYIPEKLTICDIQKGGKNMPPVVFKLWGKHTFVLDKLQDLKVSLISCDPDFEVKLEDQNKEIKEGQLKAGEVVQQQFSFSVLGTGEMHLFTFLVQIKVPNNNLVTQFHITTPDPAPKLTGMTGKPTRLQKRKEIKSAPFLLTPSVIYPKFLDKTLNITNYGVALKTVLRQNKIDYLLEYFKGDTIALLGEDKVKAIGQTKVKEWYVGVLRRKIGLVHCKNVKVILKEQAMDINDSLLPTRNLLEQIALPFKKLTYIYSLVLSTVSESVYNWKALANVLGYSHMSLNDFSEVPADKESERVAYVVKKLKEDCHANRPKRQFLYELIVALLKLDCQGLVARLTQDTVLLTSAVKLGKCWRELAERLARLTKQQMEAYEVPHRDRRGEVTQEMMWKPAYDFLYTWGAHYGDSYRDVLQDLQSALDKMKNPLTKQWRELTGTLILVNCMEILRANAFSKKEED